The Acinonyx jubatus isolate Ajub_Pintada_27869175 chromosome D1, VMU_Ajub_asm_v1.0, whole genome shotgun sequence genome includes a window with the following:
- the AQP11 gene encoding aquaporin-11, translating into MTALRGLWPEVQDNCTSLGLMLLLVLFMGLARVVTRQQLHRFTMIHTFVLEFLATFQLCCCTHELQLLSEQEPAHPTWPLTLVYFFSLVHGLTLVGTSSNPCGVMMQMLLGGMSSETGALRLSAQLIGALCSRYCVSVLWSLGLSKYHLDERSFACRNPIQVDLPKAIITEAICSFIFHSALLHFQEVRTKLRIHLLAAIITFLVYTGGSLTGAVFNPALALSLHLKCFDEAFLRFFIVYWLAPSLGILLMILMFNFFLPWLYNNHTINKNE; encoded by the exons ATGACCGCGCTGCGGGGCCTCTGGCCCGAGGTGCAGGACAACTGCACCTCGCTGGGGCTTATGCTGTTGCTGGTATTGTTCATGGGGCTGGCCCGCGTGGTCACCCGGCAGCAGCTGCACAGGTTCACGATGATCCACACCTTCGTCTTGGAGTTTCTGGCCACCTTCCAGCTCTGCTGCTGCACCCATGAGCTGCAACTGCTGAGCGAGCAGGAACCCGCGCACCCCACCTGGCCGCTGACGCTAGTGTACTTCTTCTCTTTGGTGCATGGCCTGACCCTGGTGGGCACCTCTAGCAACCCGTGTGGCGTGATGATGCAGATGTTGCTGGGGGGAATGTCCTCCGAGACGGGTGCCCTTAGGCTGTCGGCTCAGCTGATTGGTGCCCTGTGCAGCAGGTACTGCGTAAGCGTCCTGTGGAGCCTGGGGCTGAGCAAGTATCACCTCGACGAGAGGAGCTTCGCTTGCAGGAATCCCATTCAAGTGGACTTGCCCAAAGCGATCATCACGGAGGCCATCTGCTCCTTTATTTTCCACAGCGCTTTGCTGCACTTCCAGGAGGTCCGAACCAAGCTTCGTATCCACCTGCTGGCAGCAATCATCACCTTTTTGGTCTACACAG GAGGAAGTCTAACAGGAGCTGTATTTAATCCAGCTTTGGCACTTTCACTACATTTGAAGTGTTTTGATGAAGCATTCCTTCGATTTTTTATAGTATATTGGCTCGCTCCTTCTTTAG GTATATTGTTGATGATTTTGATGTTCAACTTTTTCCTTCCATGGCTGTATAACAACCATACAATTAATAAAAACGAATAA